From the Clostridium sp. Marseille-P299 genome, the window CACAAATATTTTGTACCGTGTCTTTGCAATATAATCGTTTATCCTTAATGAGAATCACTTCATTTGCAATGGATTCAATGTCTGATACAATATGCGTAGATAAAATAACAATTCGGTCTTTTGACAAACTTGAAATAATATTACGAAATCTTACTCGCTCCTTTGGGTCTAAACCTGCAGTTGGTTCATCCAGTACCAAAATAGCCGGATCATTTAACATGGCTTGCGCGATGCCAACTCTTTGTAACATCCCTCCTGAAAACTTTTTCATTTTCTTTTTCTTTACCTCAGAAAGTCCCACCATATGTAACAGATGATCTGTTCTCTCCTTCGCTTCTTTTTCTGATAACCCTTTTAGTGCAGATAAATACCAAAGATACTGCTCTGGGGTATTATTTTTATAATATCCAAACTGCTGGGGTAGATATCCAATAAGATCTCTATATTCAGCTCCCATTTGCCTTATTTCTCGTCCGTTATATAAAATTTCTCCTTTGGTTGGAAACAATAGGGTCGTTATCATCTTAATTAGTGTTGTTTTCCCTGCCCCATTGGGAGCTAGCAACCCATACAAACCTTGTTTTAACTCTAAATTAATATCTTTTACCGCCGTAAAGTCCTTATATTTCTTTGTAACATTATTTAACGTTAACATAACACTCTTACTTCCTCCTTCATAACTTGATTTACTGCTTTCACAAATAAGCACATCCAAATCACTCCTGCTATAAAATGAACAATTGTTGGAACAGTAATCAACAATAGTTCTGTAATTCTATTTCCAAAGTTATAAAGGCCAATACAAGTAGTAATCCAAATTACTAACAATACAATCAAACCTCGTACACCTTGACTTCTTTTTGTAATTAATAATGATAAATAAGCAAATAAAAATAAAAATGAAAAGCCAACTCCTGCCGTTGAAATACTAAGTTCTACCACCGATCTAGCATATAAAAATATTATGATATCCATTCCAAGGGCAACGAAACTAAATACTAACATTCGAAAGCTAAGAATCATTGAAAGTGAATACTTACAACTCATTTTAAGGGAAACCATTCCTTGCTGCTCTTCTAACCAAATCGTCATTATACTAATAAGTAAATGAAAAAAAGGGAACATTGCAATTACGAGATATTCTACTGCTCCCTCTCGTTTACTAAGCATAGTTATAATTGCAATACTAGTTAGGAAAAATAATAATCCTGTTAGTAAAAACACCACTCCTGATTGATAAAAAATATTTTTAATGCCGATTTGTTTTAAAAGATGAAAGACACTAAACACTGAATCCTTATCCCTTGGTAATGATTGCTCTACGATCATATGAATCCTTTGCTGTTTTTCCCACTCACTTGGATAAGGAATATCATCTTCTGAAATAGTATACTTCTGCTCTTTATTCATCGAGTTTTATCTCCTTTCTAAGAGTACGAATCGTCTGATAATATCTGGTTTTTACCGTCGATTCGTGGATTTGTAATATTTCAGAAATCTCTGCAAATGTCCGATTTTCAAACCATTTCATCTGAAATATCTGAATTAATGTAGAATCTAGCTTCGCTAAAGTATCCATAACCTCTCTGACTGTTTCTTTCTTTAAAAGGCTAGGAACAAAATCATCCGATATGGCCTTGGTCGTTTCGTCTAGCTCTATTGTAAGAATTGCATTTTTATAGGTGCGACTACGATAATAATCTGTAATTCGATTACTAGCAATATGATACAACCATGTTCGAAATTCTGCCTTTTTATAATCGTAGCTATGGATTCCTCGCAACATATTATAAAAAATATCTTGCGTCAAATCTTTGGTTAGCTCTTCTTCTACAGTTTGCCTATAGACATAAGCAAATATTTCTCGGTAGTAACGTTCTACTAATAGATTAGCGGCTTCCCGATCGCTTTTTTTCTTAATTCTCTTAACTAGTTTTTTATCATTTGACATGCTCTCCTCCTGATCAGAAGTTTTCATTTAAGAACGTTCTATCTATATATACGAAGTTATTTTTAAATAGTTTGAAAAAATTATAATTATTTTATCATGTTCCCTTGGGATAGGATAGAACCTTACAAGTTAAGACCAAAAAAGGAGAATATACAAGTGCCTTCGTTTCCAAAGTCAGTTGTATTCTCCTTCTTGTTATAATTAATTTTTTACTGTTATACGATTGCTTTATCCCCATACATCTCTATTTGCCAAATATATGGGTTCTATTTTATCTACTGCATATTTCATTATTATTTTTAATCTAGTCGCCATACCAATGCATCTATATCTTTCATCAATCATAATATCATTTTAAAATCAAATCTTTGTATACTACATAATGATCTATCGCATCTCCAAATTGAGAACTAAACATTCCATGTTCAATATCATCCCAAGTAACTGAATTATCATTAACTAGAACATAATAAGTGTAATCAGAAAATAATGCACTTGCATTGTTTGGTTGACCCTCATACTTCATCATATATTTATATTCATTCGTAATCATCTGACCATCTTCAAAGCCCTCAATCTTATATTTTTCTCCATCATAGCTCAAATCTTTGATATAAAGCATAGGATAGTCATCTTTTATTTGCTCATAATACTCCTTAGAGTAGGTTGAAGGATTACCGAGTGTATAATAGAATGCTAATCTAATTGTTGCTGATTTTCCCTTTTCTGTCGCCCTAATAAAATCATCCCAAAATGACTGGCCATACGTTATGTCACCATCTTCGTACACAACGCAACCATCGGACTTTGCATCCTCTAGGCTATAATCATCGGGAATAGCATCCAAAGAAACTCTTTCAGTATTTTTTGAACAAGCGGTTAAAATTAAGATAAAAGCGAAAAACATAACTAATAATTTTCTCATTTCATAACACCTCACTATTGCTATAGATATGAATATTAACTATTGATTTTTACCCAATGTTGAAAGAAATGATTTTCTACTCTTACAATATCGGCTAATTCAAAACCATTTTCTGCACATAGCTCCTTAAAATAATCACAACTTTGCATTGCATCAGGTTTTATAATTCCAAAAGTCGTTTGAATCATTCTACCATTTGCATCAATATTTAAATCAACGATGTACGGACTATTTCCTTCAGTTTCTTGTAAAATATCAGTATCCCAAATATAAAGATTACCACCGTTTTTTAAAACTCTATAAATCTCACGTATCACTTTTCTATGTTTATTTTTTTCTATATACATAAATGAGTAAAAAGCTGTTACATTCTGAAAGTATTCTTCTTCAAATGACATCTCACTTGCATCCATTACCATTTTCTCACATGCATAAGGTAGCTCATCTAATTCGTCTTTTCTATAATCAATTGCGATTACATTTTCACCATAAATACTGCTTATAACGCCTTCTCCACCACCTCCAATATCAAGTATTTTATCTTGTATATTTTTTTCTATTTTTATCATAATCTCCTCCAAAATTATGTTCTCTCCTGAATAAAAAGCATTACTGCTAGCTTATCAATTTAAAAAAGTAGTGAAATTCATCATAATTAGATCTTATATTATTTTATCATACTTTACATTGCATTTCTATATTTTTCCAATTTTATAATCATTTCAAGCTAATTAATAAATTTTTATAGTATAACATCAAAATTCCAAAATCCCATATTTGAGCAATAACTTATTTAATTTACAATTAAATCACTATAAGCCATTCACTATTTGTATGTAACATTAAAAAGAATGATATTTATATTTTAATTTGTGGTAAAATATAATTGAATCAAGATTCTAGATTAAATTATATAATTAAATACCAAATCTGTTGGTTATTTTAAATAATATTTAAATTGTTTAAGTAGGAGGATAAAAAATGAAATATTTTATTGTTGAAGGAAATATAATAGACGCTGAAAAAATGACAGATGGAATTATGAAAGAACATATGGCATATACGGGGAAGGCTATGGAGGAAGGAATGTACTTAATGTCTGGTTTGAAAGCAGATATGAGCGGTGGTATATTTATTATTAAATCCGAATCTCTAGAAAGTTTAGAAAATTACTTATCGAAAGAACCTTTTAAAATGAATGGGATACAAGATTATAGAATATTAGAGTTTAATTCTCATTATTTTAATCCATCAGCAGATGAGTGGTTTAGCAACTAATACAGTTTTGAATTAAATTTTACTAAGCAGTCATTTCAAAAAATGACTGATTTTTCTAACTCCTAGAAAGATATAATAAAGTATCACGAATAATAGAACAGATATTCTTATTACCCGTTTTTTCGAAATATATTTAGAATATATTATGAAAAAAATATCCATAAGATAAGAAGAATTTCTCCTATCCTATGGATATTATTAATTTTATAATTGATATTTAGCCAAATCTTCTTTGAAATTAACGATCATATTTTCAAATACCTCAATAAGGTTTGTTAGATCTGTAATTTGGTCTACATAAATAGATACATTGCTATTTGCTTCCTGTGTGGAGGCTGAATTTTCTTCTGCAATCGCTGCTAAATTTTCAATATTCTCAAATAAAGAAGAAATGTTTTGAGCTTCATTCTTTAAACGAATTGTTGTTTGTACCATCTCTTCAGATACATCCTTAAGATGTTTATTGGATTCATTTGTTGTAACAACAGCTTCGGAAAGTTTTGTATTTTCTCCTTCAAGCACTCCATATTGAGTATCAATATTGGTAACAATCTCATCAATGCTGCCTAATAAACCAGTTAAACTCTCATTGATTTGACGTACTGCTGTATTTGTCTCTTCTGAAAGTTTTCTAACTTCTTCTGCAACTACCGCAAAACCCTTACCTGCATCTCCTGCTCTTGCAGCTTCAATAGAAGCATTAAGTGCTAATAAATTCGTTTGATTTGCTATACTTGATACAATGGTAACAATATTGGTAATATCTTTTGCATTTCCCTGTAAAGTAAAGCCGCTATTTTTGATACCATTAAATTTATCAAGAACATGATTGATTTCAGTTGCAGTACTTTCTACTTTCTTGAAGCTTGTTTCAATATCTGAAACTGCACTCTCAATGTCCTCTTTATTCTCATCACTCTTATCTGATATATGATTAATACTTGAAATACTATCATTTAAAATAGTAACAGCATTCTCTGTATCACTTGCCTGATTTATCGCTGCTGTTGCAACCTGGTCAAGAACTTCTGTAATATCATTGGATGTATTTTGCATCGTCTTAGATATGTTTGAAACAGAGTGATTAAATGTATACATTTCATCTACAATAGAATGAAATCCTATGAAATCCTTTTGAATATTTTGCTTTATCTTATTAATTTCTAACATATAAGACTCATATTCATCATTCGATTTAACTATGGTAGACTCTATGAAATTTCTTTCGCTTAATTTTTCAAGCTCTTTGAAAATTAATTTTTTAGGTCTATTAAAAATAAATGCTGTAATTAAAGATGAAGCGAAAGCTACAACACCAGTTAATAATGCTTTGAGTGGACTATCAAATAATATAAATCCTGCAAGTGCCACTAAAATTAAATTCAAAATTGCTGCTTTTATCGAAACTGACTTAATGATTCCAAAAGAAAAAATATTATTTAAAAAGTATTTCTTTACATTTTGGATTTCTGACTCAAATTTGAGTTTCAGAATTAACTCACCTTCGGATTTCGATACTTCATCAACTTCAATCTTTTCATTAAAGTATTTTGATACACCACTAATTAAACCTTTTAAATAATTTCCCATCCCTCGTTTGGATCGGTAAGTAAAATATATCTCATGTGATGATATTGGCGTTACATCTAAAATCGGTGGCTTCGCACCTCTAAAACGCTTCATTACAATAACATGTACATCGTTCATTGATTTTAAGAACTGATAAGCGGATTCATGACGGAAAAATCCTGGATAAAGCTTGCTAAATGTTTTCACATTCTCTTCTCCCATGATGAACCATATTTCATCCTTATTCTTTCCAACAGAATTACCAATGTGCTCTACAATTCCTACTGCTTTTTTATCTTCTACATCTTCTAGTGGTGAAAAGATATAGGTACTAGATAATCCAAATGCCTTTAGGGCATCATTCACGACGTTGTTTCCGAATAGAATACGACTAGATTCTACCCACGATGAAACTACAGTACCCTTCATATTTATATCTCCTTTGTAATATTATGTATTACCTTAAGTTATTTTATCATATTGCGTTTTTTGTTACAAACATATAATTTAAATATAGCTAAAGGTTACGCTAAGATAAAATAATTAAATTACTATAATATACAAATTTTAAATCATAAAATATTTATCATAACGCATTTATAGTATAATACATATTTTGAATTCTCTCAATCTATATTTAAATTTCCTGACTTTTTCTATATACAATTATATAATGTTAAGTATTTTCAAGTTCGTTTCTATCATTTTTATAGACTTATTTTATTTGATAAAAATAAGGTCCACATTCTGATTCGTGGGTGTGAATATACGTCCACTTATGCATTGGATCATAAATATAAATATCATAATCTAAATCAAAATCCTCAGCTTTTAATAAATTCGCATTTTCAATCAATAAGGCCTGATCACTATGCTGATAAAACATATATACCTTTTCCTTCTTACATTTATTAAAAGCCTGCCTTGCTTTTGACTTAGTAAGCGCATTTACTTTTTCAAAACTGAAGATATGCCACTTATATTTTTCATATGCAATTTTTCTCTTTTCATCCTTACCTACCGACGAGGCAAACAAACGACTCCAATTTTTCTTGATAGTACTTGAATTATCTAAATGTAAAAAAACCACTCCTCTATTAACAAGTTCTAGCCTTTTCTGAGCATATTCATATTCAGTAATATGCTGATTATATTCCTCTACTTTTTCCATTATAGTATCTAAAAGATCGTTCCGAATCGCTTTTTCCTCTTCGTCAGTCAATA encodes:
- a CDS encoding ABC transporter ATP-binding protein codes for the protein MLTLNNVTKKYKDFTAVKDINLELKQGLYGLLAPNGAGKTTLIKMITTLLFPTKGEILYNGREIRQMGAEYRDLIGYLPQQFGYYKNNTPEQYLWYLSALKGLSEKEAKERTDHLLHMVGLSEVKKKKMKKFSGGMLQRVGIAQAMLNDPAILVLDEPTAGLDPKERVRFRNIISSLSKDRIVILSTHIVSDIESIANEVILIKDKRLYCKDTVQNICERFEGKIYETVVANEEFEQFEEEYQVLSTRQEYGHTVVRFFSREKIKNCETKMPNLEDVFLCVYQEDEKNEVNME
- a CDS encoding DUF4275 family protein, with protein sequence MLEYNWINLHSEKEKIELLTDEEEKAIRNDLLDTIMEKVEEYNQHITEYEYAQKRLELVNRGVVFLHLDNSSTIKKNWSRLFASSVGKDEKRKIAYEKYKWHIFSFEKVNALTKSKARQAFNKCKKEKVYMFYQHSDQALLIENANLLKAEDFDLDYDIYIYDPMHKWTYIHTHESECGPYFYQIK
- a CDS encoding class I SAM-dependent methyltransferase; protein product: MIKIEKNIQDKILDIGGGGEGVISSIYGENVIAIDYRKDELDELPYACEKMVMDASEMSFEEEYFQNVTAFYSFMYIEKNKHRKVIREIYRVLKNGGNLYIWDTDILQETEGNSPYIVDLNIDANGRMIQTTFGIIKPDAMQSCDYFKELCAENGFELADIVRVENHFFQHWVKINS
- a CDS encoding heme NO-binding domain-containing protein; the encoded protein is MKGTVVSSWVESSRILFGNNVVNDALKAFGLSSTYIFSPLEDVEDKKAVGIVEHIGNSVGKNKDEIWFIMGEENVKTFSKLYPGFFRHESAYQFLKSMNDVHVIVMKRFRGAKPPILDVTPISSHEIYFTYRSKRGMGNYLKGLISGVSKYFNEKIEVDEVSKSEGELILKLKFESEIQNVKKYFLNNIFSFGIIKSVSIKAAILNLILVALAGFILFDSPLKALLTGVVAFASSLITAFIFNRPKKLIFKELEKLSERNFIESTIVKSNDEYESYMLEINKIKQNIQKDFIGFHSIVDEMYTFNHSVSNISKTMQNTSNDITEVLDQVATAAINQASDTENAVTILNDSISSINHISDKSDENKEDIESAVSDIETSFKKVESTATEINHVLDKFNGIKNSGFTLQGNAKDITNIVTIVSSIANQTNLLALNASIEAARAGDAGKGFAVVAEEVRKLSEETNTAVRQINESLTGLLGSIDEIVTNIDTQYGVLEGENTKLSEAVVTTNESNKHLKDVSEEMVQTTIRLKNEAQNISSLFENIENLAAIAEENSASTQEANSNVSIYVDQITDLTNLIEVFENMIVNFKEDLAKYQL
- a CDS encoding YciI family protein, with the translated sequence MKYFIVEGNIIDAEKMTDGIMKEHMAYTGKAMEEGMYLMSGLKADMSGGIFIIKSESLESLENYLSKEPFKMNGIQDYRILEFNSHYFNPSADEWFSN
- a CDS encoding RNA polymerase sigma factor; the protein is MSNDKKLVKRIKKKSDREAANLLVERYYREIFAYVYRQTVEEELTKDLTQDIFYNMLRGIHSYDYKKAEFRTWLYHIASNRITDYYRSRTYKNAILTIELDETTKAISDDFVPSLLKKETVREVMDTLAKLDSTLIQIFQMKWFENRTFAEISEILQIHESTVKTRYYQTIRTLRKEIKLDE